A section of the Pseudomonas lini genome encodes:
- a CDS encoding TIGR02391 family protein, whose amino-acid sequence MAFFSQDQLDAIARALGDTTEGLSGPEIEHLLTSCKIADPGPMTKRVRIYNAFAECQNTKRNRTNILEFIRRAMKPARYIHEPNRYEPMRARLNQALVFAGLVVDEAGELKSADVANTLPEALQRARDLRADLEGRGVHPDVLKFCRAELLVDNYFHAAQEAVKSVADKMRTRTGIADDGSALVDRVLSGNPPLMAINALSTASERSEQSGFANLVRGTFGMFRNPTAHEARIHWAMTKEDAQDLMSIVSLIHRRLDMAQVLSRT is encoded by the coding sequence ATGGCTTTTTTCTCGCAAGATCAGTTAGATGCGATCGCCCGCGCGCTTGGCGATACCACAGAGGGTCTGAGCGGACCTGAGATCGAGCACCTGCTGACCTCGTGCAAGATTGCCGATCCCGGACCTATGACGAAGCGCGTACGTATCTACAACGCTTTTGCAGAATGCCAGAACACCAAACGAAACCGTACCAACATCCTCGAGTTCATTCGGCGCGCCATGAAGCCCGCTCGCTACATTCACGAGCCTAACCGCTACGAGCCAATGCGGGCTCGCCTGAACCAGGCGCTTGTGTTCGCCGGGCTTGTGGTCGATGAGGCCGGCGAGCTGAAGTCGGCGGATGTAGCCAATACCTTGCCAGAAGCTCTGCAGAGGGCTCGCGACTTGCGCGCGGACCTTGAAGGGCGAGGGGTTCACCCAGATGTCTTGAAATTCTGCCGCGCCGAACTTCTCGTTGACAACTACTTTCATGCGGCGCAAGAAGCTGTCAAAAGCGTTGCTGACAAGATGCGTACCCGCACCGGAATAGCCGATGACGGATCTGCTCTGGTGGATCGTGTTCTCTCTGGCAATCCCCCTCTCATGGCTATCAACGCGCTGTCAACGGCTAGCGAACGTAGCGAGCAGAGTGGGTTTGCCAATCTTGTCCGCGGTACATTCGGCATGTTTCGCAATCCGACCGCGCATGAGGCCCGAATACATTGGGCGATGACCAAGGAAGACGCACAAGACCTGATGTCGATCGTTTCTCTGATTCATCGACGCTTAGACATGGCGCAAGTGCTATCACGCACATGA
- a CDS encoding LysR family transcriptional regulator, with protein MELVWLEDLSALAEYGSFVRAAEARHVTQPAFSRRVRSLENWMGVELFVRTPQGATLTEAGRQILPSAQEAARHLYRMRNEAQEVAGMAAKSLQFAATHSLSFTFFPKWLRSSENGAPIEAVKLHSDSMAVCEQMLIHGQVQFLLCHRHPDVPPLLAPDQFTSKKVGEDVLVPLTSASTNFGTSPAALPYLAYTHESGLGRIVAHRLRGKEDYLHLKPLFSSHLAAVLMSMALESKGVAWLPKSLTEQEILDGRLVRALDESWDIPLEIHLTRPKAILSQSAEEFWGRAGSDPQPST; from the coding sequence TTGGAACTCGTTTGGCTCGAAGATCTTTCAGCGCTTGCAGAGTACGGCAGCTTCGTTCGGGCGGCAGAAGCGCGGCATGTTACTCAGCCGGCTTTCAGCCGCAGAGTTCGCTCATTGGAGAACTGGATGGGCGTTGAGTTGTTTGTGCGTACACCGCAAGGCGCAACCCTTACCGAGGCAGGAAGGCAAATTTTGCCCAGTGCTCAGGAAGCGGCTCGACACTTGTACAGGATGCGCAACGAGGCTCAAGAGGTAGCAGGAATGGCAGCCAAGTCGCTGCAATTCGCAGCGACTCATTCCCTGTCATTTACATTTTTTCCGAAATGGCTTCGAAGCTCAGAAAACGGTGCCCCCATTGAGGCCGTTAAACTGCACTCAGATAGCATGGCTGTTTGTGAGCAGATGCTGATACATGGCCAGGTTCAGTTTCTGCTCTGCCACCGCCATCCCGATGTTCCGCCTTTACTGGCGCCTGATCAGTTCACCAGCAAGAAGGTGGGCGAGGACGTTCTCGTTCCCCTCACGAGTGCATCCACTAACTTCGGCACCTCTCCTGCGGCATTGCCATACCTCGCTTACACCCATGAGTCTGGACTGGGGCGTATCGTCGCCCACAGATTGCGTGGCAAGGAAGATTACCTCCACCTCAAACCACTTTTCAGCAGCCACCTGGCAGCGGTACTCATGTCCATGGCCTTGGAAAGCAAAGGAGTGGCGTGGCTGCCCAAGAGCCTCACCGAGCAAGAAATCCTGGATGGGCGCTTAGTCAGAGCGCTCGACGAAAGCTGGGATATACCCCTGGAAATTCATCTGACCCGCCCAAAAGCAATTCTCAGTCAGTCTGCCGAAGAATTCTGGGGCAGGGCGGGTAGTGACCCGCAGCCTTCCACATGA
- a CDS encoding mandelate racemase/muconate lactonizing enzyme family protein: MRIVDIREKTVSIASPIANAYIDFSKMTCSVVAVITDVIRDGKPVIGYGFNSNGRYGQGALMRDRFLARITEADPDTLVDHKNNNLDPFAIWKALMTNEKPGGHGERSVAVGTIDMAVWDAVAKIEGKPLYRLLADRYRNGVADDKVWVYAAGGYYYPGKDQTKLKAEMQSYLDRGYDVVKMKIGAVPLDEDIRRIEAVLEVVGDGRRLAVDANGRFDLQTGIAYAEAIKKYNLFWYEEIGDPLDYALQAELANHYELPMATGENLFSHQDARNLLRHGGMRPDRDFLQFDCALSYGLVEYMRTLKVMEEMGWSSRRVVPHGGHQMSLNIAAGLHLGGNESYPDVFQPFGGFADGIKVENGYVGLPDIPGVGFEAKSALYAVMRELGEG; encoded by the coding sequence ATGCGTATCGTAGACATCCGTGAAAAAACAGTTTCTATTGCCTCTCCAATTGCCAACGCCTACATCGACTTTTCCAAAATGACCTGCTCGGTCGTCGCTGTTATCACGGATGTGATTCGCGACGGTAAACCTGTCATCGGATACGGTTTCAACTCCAACGGTCGCTATGGTCAAGGCGCTTTGATGCGTGATCGCTTTCTGGCGCGGATCACCGAAGCTGATCCAGATACTCTTGTCGACCATAAAAACAACAACCTGGATCCGTTTGCCATCTGGAAAGCCCTGATGACGAACGAAAAGCCAGGTGGTCACGGTGAGCGTTCGGTCGCAGTCGGCACCATCGACATGGCTGTATGGGATGCCGTTGCCAAAATTGAAGGCAAACCCCTCTATCGCCTGCTGGCTGACCGCTACCGTAACGGGGTGGCAGACGACAAGGTCTGGGTCTATGCAGCAGGTGGCTATTACTACCCTGGCAAAGACCAGACCAAGCTCAAAGCAGAAATGCAGAGCTATCTGGATCGTGGCTACGACGTCGTCAAGATGAAGATCGGTGCAGTACCGCTGGACGAAGATATCCGTCGCATCGAAGCGGTACTCGAAGTGGTGGGGGATGGTCGTCGATTGGCGGTCGATGCCAACGGTCGTTTTGATCTTCAGACCGGTATTGCATACGCTGAAGCCATCAAGAAGTACAACCTCTTCTGGTACGAGGAGATCGGCGACCCGCTTGATTACGCACTCCAGGCTGAGCTTGCCAATCACTATGAACTGCCTATGGCGACCGGGGAAAACCTGTTCTCCCACCAGGACGCCCGTAACTTGCTGCGTCACGGCGGCATGCGCCCGGATCGCGACTTCCTGCAGTTCGATTGTGCGCTGTCCTACGGGCTCGTGGAGTACATGCGCACCCTGAAAGTGATGGAAGAAATGGGCTGGTCTTCCCGCCGCGTAGTTCCGCACGGTGGTCACCAGATGTCCCTGAACATCGCAGCCGGTCTGCACTTGGGCGGCAACGAATCTTACCCCGACGTGTTCCAGCCTTTCGGCGGCTTCGCCGACGGAATCAAGGTGGAAAATGGTTATGTCGGCCTGCCAGATATTCCAGGTGTTGGCTTCGAAGCCAAGTCCGCCCTGTACGCAGTCATGCGTGAGTTAGGCGAAGGCTAA
- the dctA gene encoding C4-dicarboxylate transporter DctA has translation MEKSKSRWYSQLYVQVLIGIVIGAAIGHFEPQFGAKLQPFADGFIKLIKMLLAPIIFGTVVVGIAKMGSIKEVGRIGVKALLYFEILSTIALVIGLIVVNVVKPGAGMNINVTTLDASVIAKYSQAASEQGGTIDFFLNIIPSTFIGAFSNGVMLQVILISVLMGVALVQMGETSKPLINTIDLFLQGLFKIVAMVMRLAPIGAGAGMAFTIGKYGIGTLLSLGQLLVALYITTLIFIVVVLGTVARWSGMPLMQFLRYFKDEILITLGTCSTEAVLPRMMVKLEKLGCKKSVVGMVLPTGYAFNADGTCIYLTMAAIFIAQATNTPLTFMDQMILLGVFLLTSKGSAGVAGAGFITLAATLTTIHSIPLVGLVLLLGIDRFLNEARAVTNLIGNGIGTIAIAKWDNSFDVEACEREIAAMKHEKAARKALLPQK, from the coding sequence GTGGAAAAGTCCAAGTCCCGCTGGTACAGCCAGCTGTATGTGCAGGTGCTGATCGGTATCGTCATCGGCGCAGCGATTGGTCACTTTGAACCGCAATTCGGAGCCAAGCTCCAACCTTTTGCGGATGGCTTTATCAAACTCATCAAAATGCTGTTGGCGCCTATTATTTTCGGTACCGTCGTCGTTGGTATCGCCAAGATGGGCAGCATCAAGGAAGTCGGGCGGATCGGCGTCAAGGCGCTGCTCTACTTTGAAATCCTTTCAACCATCGCGCTGGTCATCGGCCTTATTGTGGTCAATGTCGTAAAGCCAGGCGCCGGGATGAATATCAACGTTACCACGCTTGATGCCAGCGTTATCGCCAAGTACAGCCAAGCCGCCAGTGAGCAGGGCGGCACCATCGATTTCTTTCTCAACATCATCCCGAGCACCTTCATTGGCGCATTCTCGAATGGCGTTATGCTTCAGGTCATCTTGATTTCGGTTTTGATGGGCGTTGCCCTCGTTCAAATGGGCGAAACCAGCAAGCCGCTGATCAACACCATCGATCTATTCTTGCAAGGCTTGTTCAAGATCGTGGCAATGGTTATGCGTCTGGCTCCGATTGGTGCCGGTGCCGGCATGGCGTTCACTATCGGCAAGTACGGAATTGGTACCTTGCTGTCACTCGGCCAGTTGCTGGTCGCGCTCTACATCACGACCTTGATTTTCATCGTGGTAGTGCTGGGTACGGTTGCTCGATGGTCGGGCATGCCGCTTATGCAATTTCTTCGTTATTTCAAAGATGAAATTCTCATCACGCTTGGCACCTGCTCAACCGAGGCCGTGCTTCCGCGAATGATGGTGAAACTTGAAAAGCTGGGCTGCAAGAAGTCAGTGGTGGGCATGGTGCTACCCACTGGATATGCCTTCAATGCGGATGGCACCTGCATTTACCTCACCATGGCGGCGATTTTTATCGCACAGGCAACCAATACGCCACTGACGTTTATGGATCAGATGATTCTGCTGGGTGTCTTCCTGCTGACCTCAAAAGGCTCCGCCGGCGTGGCGGGTGCCGGGTTCATAACCCTTGCGGCAACGCTCACAACCATCCACTCCATTCCGTTGGTAGGCCTTGTCCTGCTTTTGGGTATCGACCGCTTCCTCAACGAAGCGCGAGCCGTGACTAACCTGATCGGCAACGGTATCGGCACCATCGCCATTGCCAAATGGGACAACTCCTTTGACGTCGAAGCCTGCGAGCGGGAGATTGCCGCAATGAAACACGAAAAGGCAGCGCGAAAAGCATTGTTGCCGCAAAAGTAA